The following proteins are co-located in the Streptomyces sp. NBC_01198 genome:
- a CDS encoding glycosyltransferase has product MRIAFLLHNAYGVGGTIRTTCNLAGALAAEHEVEVLSVFRSREVPAFAYDPRVRLRPLADLRTEGPARLRDDPRAGRPARVFPRGDRKYAEYSALTDDLIGACLAALDADVVVGTRPGLNVHIARQAPRRIVRVAQEHLTFDTHSTRLTATLRRRYPALDAVTTTTGADAAVYRRRMPGIRATGVPNCVPAAGDAVSDGSARVVVAAGRLAEAKRYEDLVRAFATVAAARPDWRLRLYGKGERRAALAALIAELGLDRHVRLMGPAAPIEPELAKASVLAVTSSVESFGMTIVEGMRAGLPVVATDCPLGPREIVRDEVTGLLVPPRDVPAIAAALLRLIEDDERRKEMGRAALAAAAAYDPAVVAERHLRLYRELLAARRRPAAGARASVRATATRVAGSVLTALDAGGAARRAAVRKTRGKAGGRTADR; this is encoded by the coding sequence ATGCGCATAGCCTTCCTGCTGCACAACGCCTACGGCGTCGGCGGCACCATCCGCACCACCTGCAACCTGGCGGGCGCGTTGGCCGCCGAGCACGAGGTGGAGGTGCTCTCGGTCTTCCGCAGCCGCGAGGTGCCCGCCTTCGCCTACGACCCGCGGGTCCGGCTGCGCCCGCTGGCGGACCTGCGTACGGAGGGCCCGGCCCGGCTGCGCGACGACCCGCGGGCCGGCCGCCCCGCCCGGGTCTTCCCGCGCGGCGACCGGAAGTACGCCGAGTACAGCGCCCTGACCGACGACCTGATCGGTGCCTGCCTTGCGGCCCTGGACGCCGACGTGGTGGTCGGCACCCGGCCCGGCCTCAACGTGCACATAGCCCGGCAGGCGCCCCGGCGTATCGTCCGGGTCGCCCAGGAGCACCTGACGTTCGACACCCACTCCACCCGCCTCACCGCGACCCTGCGGCGCCGCTACCCGGCACTCGACGCCGTCACCACCACCACCGGCGCCGACGCCGCCGTCTACCGCCGCCGGATGCCCGGCATCCGCGCCACCGGGGTGCCCAACTGCGTGCCGGCGGCGGGTGACGCGGTCTCCGACGGGTCGGCGCGCGTCGTGGTGGCCGCGGGGCGGCTCGCCGAGGCCAAGCGCTACGAGGACCTGGTCCGCGCCTTCGCCACCGTCGCCGCCGCCCGCCCCGACTGGCGGCTGCGGCTCTACGGCAAGGGCGAGCGGCGCGCGGCCCTGGCCGCCCTGATCGCGGAGCTCGGTCTGGACCGGCATGTGCGGCTGATGGGCCCCGCGGCGCCGATCGAGCCCGAACTGGCCAAGGCCTCGGTGCTGGCCGTCACCTCGTCCGTGGAGTCCTTCGGGATGACGATCGTGGAGGGCATGCGGGCGGGGCTTCCGGTGGTCGCCACCGACTGCCCGCTTGGCCCGCGGGAGATCGTCAGGGACGAGGTGACCGGGCTGCTGGTGCCGCCGCGCGACGTCCCCGCGATCGCCGCCGCGCTGCTGCGGCTGATCGAGGACGACGAGCGCCGCAAGGAGATGGGCCGCGCGGCGCTGGCCGCCGCGGCGGCGTACGACCCCGCGGTGGTCGCCGAGCGGCATCTGCGGCTCTACCGCGAGCTGCTCGCCGCCCGCCGCCGCCCCGCGGCCGGTGCGCGCGCGTCGGTGCGGGCGACGGCCACCCGGGTGGCCGGGTCGGTGCTGACCGCCCTCGACGCCGGCGGCGCCGCCCGCAGGGCGGCGGTCAGAAAGACCCGCGGCAAGGCCGGGGGCCGGACGGCCGACCGCTGA
- a CDS encoding acyl-CoA dehydrogenase family protein, with the protein MPPAAKASPSGLPPFDPYDPLGLDDLLGEEDRAVRDTVRKWAADRVLPHVAGWYERGELPVIRELARELGALGALGMPLTGYGCAGASAVQYGLACLELEAADSGIRSLVSVQGSLAMYAIHRYGSEEQKQQWLPRMAAGEVIGCFGLTEPDHGSDPAGMRTRARRDGSDWVLDGRKMWITNGSVAGVAVVWAQTDDGIRGYAVPTDTAGFSAPEIHHKWSLRASVTSELVLDGVRLPADAVLPGVTGLRGPLSCLSHARYGIVWGAMGAARASFEAALDYARSREQFGRAIGGFQLTQAKLADMAVELHKGILLAHHLGRRMDAGRLRPEQISFGKLNNVREAIEICRTARTVLGANGISLEYPVMRHATNLESVLTYEGTVEMHQLVLGKALTGLDAFRG; encoded by the coding sequence ATGCCGCCCGCAGCGAAAGCGTCCCCGTCCGGCCTGCCGCCGTTCGACCCCTACGACCCGCTGGGTCTCGACGACCTGCTCGGCGAGGAGGACCGCGCGGTCCGCGACACCGTACGCAAGTGGGCCGCCGACCGGGTGCTGCCGCATGTGGCCGGCTGGTACGAGCGCGGCGAGCTGCCCGTCATCCGCGAACTGGCCCGCGAGCTCGGCGCGCTCGGGGCCCTCGGCATGCCGCTGACCGGCTACGGCTGCGCGGGCGCCAGCGCCGTGCAGTACGGCCTGGCCTGCCTCGAACTGGAGGCGGCCGACTCCGGCATCCGCTCGCTGGTCTCGGTGCAGGGCTCGCTTGCGATGTACGCGATCCACCGCTACGGCTCCGAGGAGCAGAAGCAGCAGTGGCTGCCGCGGATGGCCGCCGGCGAGGTCATCGGCTGCTTCGGGCTCACCGAGCCCGACCACGGCTCCGACCCCGCAGGGATGCGCACCCGGGCTCGCAGGGACGGCTCCGACTGGGTGCTCGACGGCCGCAAGATGTGGATCACCAACGGATCGGTCGCGGGCGTCGCCGTGGTGTGGGCGCAGACCGACGACGGCATCCGCGGCTACGCCGTGCCCACCGACACCGCCGGCTTCAGCGCCCCCGAGATCCACCACAAGTGGAGCCTGCGCGCCTCGGTCACCAGCGAACTGGTCCTGGACGGCGTCCGCCTGCCGGCCGACGCGGTGCTGCCCGGGGTGACCGGGCTGCGCGGCCCGCTGAGCTGTCTGAGCCACGCCCGCTACGGCATCGTGTGGGGCGCGATGGGCGCGGCCCGCGCCAGCTTCGAGGCGGCGCTCGACTACGCCCGCAGCCGGGAGCAGTTCGGCCGCGCGATCGGCGGCTTCCAGCTCACCCAGGCCAAACTGGCCGACATGGCCGTGGAGCTGCACAAGGGCATCCTGCTGGCCCACCACCTCGGCCGCCGGATGGACGCCGGGCGGCTGCGCCCCGAGCAGATCAGCTTCGGCAAGCTCAACAACGTCCGCGAGGCCATCGAGATCTGCCGCACCGCCCGCACCGTGCTCGGCGCCAACGGCATCTCGCTCGAATACCCCGTCATGCGGCACGCCACCAACCTCGAGTCGGTGCTCACCTACGAGGGCACCGTCGAGATGCACCAGCTGGTGCTGGGCAAGGCGCTCACCGGTCTCGACGCCTTCCGCGGCTGA
- a CDS encoding MFS transporter has translation MTRPVSRWTILVVLCVSLLIVALDATVLHVAVPALSEDLHPSGQALLWIVDAYPLIAASLLILFGTLGDRIGRRRVLLTGYALFGAASALAAFAPTPHILIAARALLGAGGAMIMPATLSILRQVFPDRRERALAIGVWSAVAAVGAAIGPVLGGLLVEHFWWGSVFLVNIPLMAVMLPAGRLLLPESRGACDGPWDVLGAVTAALGVLGTVFGVKRLGAGAAPLEPSVWLPLLAGAALLALFVRRQRRREHPLIDMRMFARAGFTTSVGCIVLAMLALVGLELIAVQYLQLVLGLSPLDTGLRLLPLTFAAMAAGLAGPRLLQRFGPRRMVAGGFLLTALAVLSLTAMGQHDRPLLLTAAFVMLGAGLEATLFGAYESMLSEAPAHQAGGAAAIGETSYQLGAGMGIALLGSVMNAAYAPHAAGVDAADTAAAGQSLGGAYDVADRLGGGSGAALRHAARNSFVFGMHLTLLVSAVLLVGGACAALRLPRVMECAPPDTRPAVSRDAQLPARQAAPTSVRSGRAAD, from the coding sequence ATGACGCGACCGGTCAGCCGGTGGACCATTCTGGTGGTCCTCTGCGTCAGCCTGCTGATCGTGGCGCTGGACGCGACCGTGCTGCATGTCGCGGTGCCGGCGCTCAGCGAGGACCTGCACCCCAGCGGGCAGGCCCTGTTGTGGATCGTCGACGCGTATCCGCTGATCGCGGCCTCGCTGCTGATCCTGTTCGGGACGCTCGGCGACCGGATCGGCCGCCGCCGGGTGCTGCTCACCGGCTACGCCCTCTTCGGTGCCGCCTCCGCGCTTGCCGCCTTCGCGCCGACCCCGCACATCCTGATCGCCGCCCGCGCGCTGCTCGGCGCGGGCGGCGCCATGATCATGCCCGCCACCCTGTCGATCCTGCGGCAGGTCTTCCCCGACCGCCGCGAGCGGGCCCTGGCGATCGGGGTGTGGAGCGCGGTCGCCGCGGTGGGCGCGGCGATCGGCCCGGTGCTGGGCGGCCTGCTGGTCGAGCACTTCTGGTGGGGCTCGGTCTTCCTGGTCAACATCCCGCTGATGGCGGTGATGCTGCCGGCGGGCAGGCTGCTGCTGCCCGAGTCGCGCGGCGCCTGCGACGGGCCGTGGGACGTGCTCGGCGCGGTCACCGCCGCGCTCGGAGTGCTCGGCACGGTCTTCGGCGTGAAACGGCTCGGCGCGGGCGCGGCCCCGCTCGAACCCTCGGTGTGGCTGCCTCTGCTGGCCGGCGCCGCCCTGCTGGCGCTGTTCGTACGCCGCCAGCGCCGCCGGGAGCACCCGCTGATCGACATGCGGATGTTCGCCCGGGCGGGCTTCACCACCTCGGTCGGCTGCATCGTGCTGGCGATGCTCGCGCTGGTGGGCCTGGAGCTGATCGCGGTGCAGTACCTGCAACTCGTGCTCGGCCTGAGCCCGCTGGACACCGGTCTGCGGCTGCTGCCGCTGACCTTCGCCGCGATGGCCGCGGGCCTGGCGGGACCCCGGCTGCTGCAGCGCTTCGGCCCACGGCGGATGGTCGCCGGCGGCTTCCTGCTCACCGCGCTCGCCGTGCTGTCGCTGACCGCGATGGGCCAGCACGACCGGCCGCTGCTGCTGACCGCCGCCTTCGTGATGCTCGGGGCGGGCCTTGAGGCCACCCTCTTCGGCGCCTACGAGTCGATGCTCAGCGAGGCCCCCGCCCACCAGGCGGGCGGCGCGGCGGCGATCGGCGAGACCTCGTACCAACTCGGCGCCGGGATGGGCATCGCCCTGCTCGGCAGCGTGATGAACGCCGCCTACGCCCCGCACGCCGCAGGCGTCGACGCCGCCGACACCGCCGCGGCGGGCCAGTCGCTGGGCGGGGCCTACGACGTCGCCGACCGGCTCGGCGGCGGCAGCGGGGCCGCGCTGCGGCACGCGGCTCGCAACTCCTTCGTCTTCGGCATGCACCTGACGCTGCTGGTCAGCGCGGTACTGCTGGTCGGCGGCGCGTGCGCGGCGCTGCGGCTGCCGCGCGTGATGGAGTGCGCCCCGCCAGACACCCGGCCCGCGGTCAGCCGGGACGCGCAACTCCCGGCGCGCCAGGCGGCACCGACGTCCGTACGCTCTGGACGCGCGGCAGACTGA
- a CDS encoding cell division protein SepF: MGSVRRASAWLGLVDDNGGEGYYDEEYADYGEGSERAETWVTDPRVRVATETAQEQGRRIATVTPDGFRDARGIGELFREGVPVIVNLTGMESADAKRVVDFAAGLTFGLRGSIERVATRVFLLTPTDYSVLNADSRRGGDGFFNQN, translated from the coding sequence ATGGGATCGGTTCGACGGGCGAGTGCCTGGCTGGGCCTCGTCGACGACAACGGTGGCGAGGGTTACTACGACGAGGAGTACGCCGACTACGGCGAGGGCTCCGAGCGTGCCGAGACCTGGGTGACCGATCCGCGCGTGCGGGTCGCCACCGAGACGGCGCAGGAGCAGGGCCGGCGCATCGCCACCGTCACCCCGGACGGCTTCCGGGACGCACGCGGCATCGGCGAGCTCTTCCGTGAAGGTGTGCCGGTGATCGTCAACCTCACCGGTATGGAGTCGGCGGACGCCAAGCGCGTGGTCGACTTCGCCGCGGGCCTCACCTTCGGCCTGCGCGGTTCCATCGAGCGGGTGGCCACCCGGGTCTTCCTGCTGACCCCGACCGACTACTCGGTGCTCAACGCCGACAGCCGCCGCGGCGGCGACGGCTTCTTCAACCAGAACTGA
- a CDS encoding I78 family peptidase inhibitor → MAPSPHSADPDPDEPQRPFPAPNPHDDLDAYPGLPEEEAVRRAYDHGWQTVRSLPPDAVVTMEYVAGRLNFTVADGRIRRCWLG, encoded by the coding sequence ATGGCGCCCTCACCGCACTCAGCCGACCCTGACCCCGACGAGCCGCAGCGGCCCTTCCCGGCCCCCAATCCGCACGACGACCTCGACGCCTACCCGGGCCTGCCGGAGGAGGAAGCCGTGCGCAGGGCCTACGACCACGGCTGGCAGACGGTGCGCAGCCTGCCGCCGGACGCGGTGGTGACGATGGAGTACGTGGCCGGCCGGCTGAACTTCACGGTCGCCGACGGCCGGATCCGGCGCTGCTGGCTGGGCTGA
- a CDS encoding phosphatase PAP2 family protein, whose translation MRTDDRLHRAAERPANRALPRMSRTRVWLFGATLAVYVAIVVGVLTTSKLVTLDWQVMLWRPYKQWPQIHAFLDYFVVLGQRGPTAVMVLAWLGWRAWRHRTLHPLLVLGTSLLLLNITVGAVKYGLGRLGPHYATTVGSAEMFAGGDIFPSGHTANAVVTWGVLAYLATTSRARRWGSVASALLALGVGATTVYLGTHWVSDVLLGWAAGLLILLALPWFEPAMASAEVFLTTAWTRWRDRSHSLARQTVPAGALARQDEDPGAAQATRHAVTASGTAASAATTATAPGANSPHAPGRPPTGRHERTPMTPAGSRRPPVERPRPAPPLVHQQAARGRGVSG comes from the coding sequence GTGCGTACCGATGACAGGCTCCACCGAGCGGCGGAGCGCCCGGCCAACCGCGCCCTGCCGCGGATGAGTCGAACACGCGTATGGCTGTTCGGCGCGACGCTGGCGGTCTACGTGGCCATCGTCGTGGGCGTCCTGACCACCTCGAAGCTGGTGACGCTGGACTGGCAGGTCATGCTCTGGCGTCCCTACAAGCAGTGGCCGCAGATCCACGCGTTCCTGGACTATTTCGTGGTTCTCGGTCAGCGCGGTCCGACCGCCGTCATGGTGCTCGCCTGGCTGGGCTGGCGGGCGTGGCGGCATCGCACCCTGCACCCGCTGCTGGTGCTGGGCACCTCGCTCCTCCTGCTGAACATCACCGTGGGGGCCGTGAAATACGGCCTGGGACGGCTCGGACCGCATTACGCGACGACCGTCGGATCGGCCGAGATGTTCGCCGGCGGCGATATATTTCCCTCGGGTCACACTGCCAACGCGGTCGTGACCTGGGGTGTTCTGGCGTATCTGGCCACCACGTCGCGGGCCAGGCGCTGGGGCTCGGTGGCCAGCGCGTTGCTGGCGCTCGGCGTGGGCGCGACGACGGTCTACCTGGGCACGCACTGGGTGAGCGACGTGCTGCTCGGCTGGGCCGCGGGGCTGCTGATCCTGCTGGCGCTGCCGTGGTTCGAGCCGGCGATGGCCTCGGCCGAGGTCTTCCTGACCACCGCCTGGACGCGGTGGCGGGACCGCTCGCACAGCCTCGCCCGGCAGACGGTGCCCGCGGGCGCGCTCGCCCGGCAGGACGAGGACCCCGGCGCCGCGCAGGCCACCCGCCACGCGGTCACCGCGAGCGGCACGGCGGCATCGGCGGCCACCACCGCGACCGCCCCGGGGGCGAACAGCCCGCACGCGCCGGGCCGGCCGCCCACCGGGCGCCACGAACGCACCCCGATGACGCCGGCGGGCAGCCGCCGCCCGCCGGTGGAGCGCCCCCGCCCGGCCCCGCCCCTGGTCCACCAGCAGGCCGCCCGCGGCCGGGGCGTCTCCGGCTGA
- a CDS encoding LysM peptidoglycan-binding domain-containing protein, with amino-acid sequence MSEKSFYRHSPRRHRVAVLAGLGTAALLPLTAQPAAAAQGAPSRPAAVRAALGTPAEQPARATAAVRRARSVWDDIAMCESSGDWHINTGNSFYGGLQFWQPTWELFGGLKYAKRADLATPDQQIAVAEAVLRVQGWGAWPACSKRLGLSDHTHIVHTVRSGETLSEIAADYGVSGGWQQLYQLNKAAVGGDPNQLAAGAVLTLD; translated from the coding sequence ATGAGCGAGAAATCGTTTTATCGTCATAGTCCGCGACGCCACCGCGTGGCCGTCCTCGCCGGTCTCGGCACCGCAGCCCTGCTGCCGCTGACCGCCCAGCCCGCCGCGGCGGCGCAGGGCGCACCCTCGCGCCCGGCGGCCGTACGCGCGGCGCTCGGCACCCCCGCGGAGCAGCCCGCACGGGCGACGGCGGCGGTGCGGCGGGCCCGCTCCGTCTGGGACGACATCGCGATGTGCGAGAGCAGCGGCGACTGGCACATCAACACCGGCAACAGCTTCTACGGCGGGCTGCAGTTCTGGCAGCCGACCTGGGAGCTGTTCGGCGGCCTGAAGTACGCCAAGCGGGCCGACCTGGCCACCCCCGACCAGCAGATCGCGGTCGCCGAGGCCGTGCTGCGGGTCCAGGGCTGGGGTGCCTGGCCGGCCTGCTCCAAGCGGCTGGGGCTGAGCGACCACACCCACATCGTGCACACCGTGCGCAGCGGCGAGACCCTGTCGGAGATCGCCGCCGACTACGGCGTGTCCGGCGGTTGGCAGCAGCTGTACCAGCTCAACAAGGCGGCGGTCGGCGGCGACCCGAACCAGCTGGCCGCGGGAGCGGTCCTCACCCTCGACTGA
- the der gene encoding ribosome biogenesis GTPase Der, with translation MDQHDQHGETGALGDAEYAEFMELAADEGFDLEEVADDLAEAGHGPLPVLAVVGRPNVGKSTLVNRIIGRREAVVEDKPGVTRDRVTYEANWNGRRFKIVDTGGWEQDVLGIDASVAAQAEFAIEAADAVVFVVDSTVGATDTDEAVVKLLRRAGKPVVLAANKVDGPSGEADAAALWNLGLGEPFPVSSLHGRGTGDLLDAILDVLPEAPAMTFGDVVGGPRRIALIGRPNVGKSSMLNKIAGEDRVVVNEIAGTTRDPVDELIQLGGITWKFIDTAGIRRRVHLTEGADYYASLRTAAALEKAEVAVILVDVSETLAEQDTRIISMAVEAGRAVVIAYNKWDLLDEERRYYLEREIERDLVQVQWAPRVNVSARTGRHMERLVPAIETALAGWETRVPTGRLNAFLGEIVASHPHPVRGGKQPRILFGTQAGTKPPRFVLFASGFLEAGYRRFIERRLREEFGFAGTPIQVSVRVREKRGRKK, from the coding sequence ATGGACCAGCACGACCAGCACGGCGAGACCGGCGCGCTCGGCGACGCCGAATACGCCGAGTTCATGGAGCTCGCCGCCGACGAGGGCTTCGACCTCGAAGAGGTGGCCGACGACCTCGCCGAGGCGGGCCACGGCCCGCTGCCGGTGCTGGCCGTCGTCGGCCGCCCGAACGTCGGCAAGTCGACCCTGGTCAACCGGATCATCGGCCGCCGCGAGGCAGTGGTCGAGGACAAGCCGGGCGTCACCCGCGACCGCGTCACGTACGAGGCGAACTGGAACGGCCGCCGCTTCAAGATCGTCGACACCGGCGGCTGGGAGCAGGACGTGCTGGGCATCGACGCCTCCGTCGCCGCACAGGCCGAGTTCGCCATCGAGGCGGCGGACGCGGTGGTCTTCGTGGTCGACTCCACCGTCGGCGCCACCGACACCGACGAGGCCGTCGTCAAGCTGCTGCGCAGGGCCGGCAAGCCGGTCGTGCTGGCCGCCAACAAGGTCGACGGGCCCTCGGGCGAGGCCGACGCGGCCGCGCTGTGGAACCTGGGCCTCGGCGAGCCCTTCCCGGTCTCCTCGCTGCACGGCCGCGGCACCGGCGACCTGCTGGACGCGATCCTGGACGTGCTGCCCGAGGCGCCCGCGATGACGTTCGGCGACGTCGTCGGCGGCCCGCGCCGGATCGCGCTGATCGGCCGGCCCAACGTCGGCAAGTCGTCGATGCTGAACAAGATCGCCGGTGAGGACCGGGTCGTCGTCAACGAGATCGCGGGCACCACCCGCGACCCGGTCGACGAGCTGATCCAACTCGGCGGCATCACCTGGAAGTTCATCGACACCGCGGGCATCCGCCGCCGGGTCCACCTGACCGAGGGCGCCGACTACTACGCCTCGCTGCGTACCGCCGCCGCCCTGGAGAAGGCCGAGGTCGCAGTCATCCTGGTCGACGTCTCCGAGACGCTCGCCGAGCAGGACACCCGGATCATCTCGATGGCCGTCGAGGCGGGCCGGGCGGTCGTCATCGCCTACAACAAGTGGGACCTGCTGGACGAGGAGCGCCGCTACTACCTGGAACGCGAGATCGAGCGCGACCTCGTCCAGGTGCAGTGGGCACCCCGGGTCAACGTCTCGGCCCGCACCGGGCGGCACATGGAGAGGCTGGTCCCCGCGATCGAGACCGCCCTGGCCGGCTGGGAGACCCGGGTGCCGACCGGCAGGCTCAACGCCTTCCTCGGCGAGATCGTCGCCTCCCACCCGCACCCCGTGCGCGGCGGCAAGCAGCCGCGCATCCTGTTCGGCACCCAGGCGGGCACCAAGCCGCCGCGCTTCGTCCTCTTCGCCTCGGGCTTCCTGGAGGCGGGCTACCGGCGCTTCATCGAGCGCCGGCTGCGCGAGGAGTTCGGCTTCGCCGGCACGCCGATCCAGGTGTCGGTCCGGGTCCGCGAGAAGCGCGGCCGCAAGAAGTAG